One part of the Prionailurus bengalensis isolate Pbe53 chromosome B2, Fcat_Pben_1.1_paternal_pri, whole genome shotgun sequence genome encodes these proteins:
- the TAF11 gene encoding transcription initiation factor TFIID subunit 11 isoform X2, which yields MDNACESPPEKGGETGESEETAAAPGGPGATDTDGIPEETDGDGDADLKEAAAEEGELKSQDISDLTAVEREDSSLLTPAAKKMKIDTKEKKEKKQKVDEDEIQKMQILVSSFSEEQLNRYEMYRRSAFPKAAIKRHWMCVRSGERCHHYNPNI from the exons aTGGATAATGCCTGCGAGTCGCCCCCGGAAAAAGGTGGAGAGACGGGGGAGTCAGAAGAAACGGCTGCTGCTCCCGGGGGCCCGGGGGCTACCGACACAGACGGAATCCCAGAAGAAACTGATGGGGACGGAGATGCGGATTTGAAAGAAGCTGCGGCGGAGGAAGGCGAG CTCAAGAGTCAGGATATCTCAGATTTAACAGCAGTTGAAAGGGAAGACTCATCTTTACTTACTCCTGcagccaaaaaaatgaaaatagataccaaagaaaagaaagagaagaagcaaaaAGTGGATGAAGATGAGATTCAAAAGATGCA AATcctggtttcttctttttctgaggAGCAACTGAACCGTTATGAGATGTACCGCCGGTCAGCATTCCCTAAGGCAGCCATTAAAAGG CACTGGATGTGTGTGAGAAGTGGGGAGAGATGCCACCACTACAACCCAAACATATGA
- the TAF11 gene encoding transcription initiation factor TFIID subunit 11 isoform X1 encodes MDNACESPPEKGGETGESEETAAAPGGPGATDTDGIPEETDGDGDADLKEAAAEEGELKSQDISDLTAVEREDSSLLTPAAKKMKIDTKEKKEKKQKVDEDEIQKMQILVSSFSEEQLNRYEMYRRSAFPKAAIKRLIQSITGTSVSQNVVIAMSGISKVFVGEVVEEALDVCEKWGEMPPLQPKHMREAVRRLKSKGQIPNSKHKKIIFF; translated from the exons aTGGATAATGCCTGCGAGTCGCCCCCGGAAAAAGGTGGAGAGACGGGGGAGTCAGAAGAAACGGCTGCTGCTCCCGGGGGCCCGGGGGCTACCGACACAGACGGAATCCCAGAAGAAACTGATGGGGACGGAGATGCGGATTTGAAAGAAGCTGCGGCGGAGGAAGGCGAG CTCAAGAGTCAGGATATCTCAGATTTAACAGCAGTTGAAAGGGAAGACTCATCTTTACTTACTCCTGcagccaaaaaaatgaaaatagataccaaagaaaagaaagagaagaagcaaaaAGTGGATGAAGATGAGATTCAAAAGATGCA AATcctggtttcttctttttctgaggAGCAACTGAACCGTTATGAGATGTACCGCCGGTCAGCATTCCCTAAGGCAGCCATTAAAAGG CTGATCCAGTCCATCACTGGCACCTCTGTGTCTCAGAATGTTGTTATTGCTATGTCTGGCATTTCCAAGGTTTTCGTCGGGGAGGTGGTAGAAGAAG CACTGGATGTGTGTGAGAAGTGGGGAGAGATGCCACCACTACAACCCAAACATATGAGGGAGGCTGTTCGGAGGTTAAAGTCGAAGGGGCAGATCCCCAACTCAAAGCACAAAAAAATCATCTTCTTCTAG